In a genomic window of Gadus chalcogrammus isolate NIFS_2021 chromosome 17, NIFS_Gcha_1.0, whole genome shotgun sequence:
- the LOC130370056 gene encoding regulator of G-protein signaling 12-like isoform X1 — translation MRIMGQPEGVRRRLDLELNPPPGDVRHLEVVRGRAGYGFTVTGQGPCLLSAILEGGPGAQVGLKQGDRLMAVNGADVSHLPHETVVQLIGTCCNGPLRLAVLAEGRSPGTPAIDEDECDGKDLYRKAGVFRALSDDPAPPSVCSPGETKPRPVSEPDLSRWAQRLDSLVERPQEEGTEDGDSVCSDPEEAGADWSLLNMTMVVGYLSSTELLLSHVESEESCLEAIRQCIRQLGTEQDTHTLVLMKVMFDCVRLCDDAGAVLAAFPAENLLLGAVCAEDGRFFCLVTTAHVSDVRPPQEGPLRASCHVFFVDPELGCHRDHMAIAGRFGFRCTPDPDAAGCLEFPPAPQEVLHFVSVLYGDMGEAVERIRVRLDAEALPPAAEDEDEDVDEEGRGTGKGGSASSTGDSGIGNASPPEERTERDFPPLAEAPGGSHAGVHLPSCPWDYPADEELAPRGRAQTTPSLHCNPDSQLDEGFPLTESLPGPDALSGFYGGPPPRLEFQFKPPPPPLPPGKKQNFLRGPLRNSQRWFSRQKGPKGHGGAPEPKTTVAANVWPSSVSLAGINANFLPPPMSHINTDGYGLGNPGAMLPPKEDWTKRFLEQSTRHAKEGHNKGPRSWSKGARSSGRRPGQRLSMARSLDDLESAASSDGDYGGGGGVQLQGCCSQSSLTSNGSLPAAAGCHRRLSDQRVASWAACFERLLQDPIGVRYFSEFLKKEFSEENILFWQACEYFSHVPATDKKQLSQRAGEIYDSFLSSKATTPVNIDSQAQLADDVLTSPRPDMFKTQQLQIFNLMKFDSYSRFLKSSLYQECMLAEVEGRALPDPYQIPCSPAPSKHSASSERSGLSTPKKEARKPRTGRSMTEDAQGESADKKRGMFFSWSRNRSFGKGPKKKDIGDVNLDYWGSNGRRESQGSLSSGTSMELTPSCSAGKLETDNRQSVAGWDRAPGPGPQKQCSVTLPDGSCSVVVLRGGATIREVLRDLCHNMAVNMAAVDLFLVGGEKPLVLDQDCMTLSARDIRMEKRTLFRLDLVPINRSVGLKAKPTKPVTEVLRPVVAKYGLHLSDLVAKISGESQPLDLGAPISSLDGLRVVLERADPASGKAESKSKSNSLKGYPPTRSLSATNSSSS, via the exons ATGAGGATCATGGGGCAGCCTGAAGGCGTGCGCCGGCGTCTCGACCTCGAACTTAATCCCCCCCCGGGGGACGTCAGACACTTGGAGGTCGTACGCGGTCGCGCCGGCTACGGCTTCACGGTGACGGGCCAGGGCCCCTGCCTGCTCAGTGCCATCCTGGAGGGTGGCCCCGGCGCGCAGGTGGGCCTGAAGCAAGGAGACCGCCTCATGGCCGTCAACGGCGCCGACGTTTCCCACCTCCCCCACGAGACCGTGGTTCAGTTGATTGGCACCTGCTGCAACGGCCCCCTGCGATTGGCCGTGCTGGCGGAAGGGCGGAGCCCGGGGACGCCCGCCATCGACGAGGACGAATGCGATGGAAAGGATCTGTACCGAAAGGCCGGTGTGTTCCGCGCCCTTTCGGATGACCCGGCCCCTCCGTCGGTGTGTAGCCCGGGCGAGACCAAGCCGCGGCCGGTGTCGGAGCCCGACTTGTCGCGCTGGGCCCAGCGGTTGGACTCCCTGGTGGAGCGGCCCCAGGAGGAGGGCACGGAGGACGGGGACTCGGTCTGCAGCGACCCCGAGGAGGCCGGCGCGGACTGGAGCCTCCTGAACATGACCATGGTGGTGGGCTACCTGAGCTCCACGGAGCTCCTCCTGAGCCACGTGGAGTCGGAGGAGTCCTGCCTGGAGGCCATCCGCCAGTGCATCCGCCAGCTGGGCACGGAGCAGGACACCCACACGCTGGTGCTGATGAAGGTCATGTTCGACTGCGTGCGGCTCTGCGACGACGCCGGGGCGGTGCTGGCGGCGTTCCCCGCCGAGAACCTGCTGCTGGGCGCCGTCTGCGCCGAGGACGGCCGCTTCTTCTGCCTGGTCACCACGGCGCACGTCTCCGACGTCCGGCCCCCCCAGGAGGGCCCCCTCCGGGCGTCCTGCCACGTCTTCTTCGTCGACCCGGAGCTGGGCTGCCACCGGGACCACATGGCGATCGCCGGGCGCTTCGGGTTCCGCTGCACCCCGGATCCCGACGCGGCGGGCTGCCTGGAgttccccccggccccccaggagGTGCTCCACTTTGTGTCGGTGCTGTACGGCGACATGGGGGAGGCGGTGGAGCGGATCCGGGTCCGGCTGGACGCGGAGGCCCTGCCGCCGGCcgcggaggacgaggacgaggacgtgGACGAGGAGGGCCGGGGCACGGGCAAGGGGGGCAGCGCCAGCAGCACCGGAGACAGCGGCATCGGGAACGCCTCGCCCCCCGAGGAGCGGACGGAGCGGGACTTCCCCCCATTGGCCGAGGCGCCGGGTGGGAGCCACGCGGGGGTCCACCTCCCCAGCTGTCCCTGGGATTACCCGGCGGATGAAGAGCTCGCCCCGCGGGGCCGGGCCCAGACCACCCCCAGCCTCCACTGTAATCCCGACAGCCAGCTGGACGAGGGCTTCCCCCTCACCGAGTCCCTGCCCGGGCCGGACGCCCTGAGCGGCTTCTACGGAGGCCCGCCCCCCAGGCTCGAGTTCCAGTTCAAGCCCCCGCCGCCTCCCCTGCCTCCGGGGAAGAAACAGAACTTTCTCCGGGGACCGCTCAGGAACAGCCAGAGGTGGTTCTCCAGGCAGAAGGGGCCCAAAGGACACGGCGGGGCCCCGGAGCCCAAAACAACGGTGGCGGCTAACGTCTGGCCCTCCAGCGTTAGCCTTGCCGGCATTAACGCCAACTTCCTGCCCCCGCCCATGAGCCACATCAATACGGACGGCTATGGTCTGGGAAACCCCGGCGCGATGCTGCCTCCCAAAGAAGACTGGACCAAAAGGTTCCTGGAACAGAGCACGAGACACGCGAAGGAAGGCCACAACAAA GGCCCCAGGTCGTGGAGCAAGGGGGCCCGTTCGTCCGGGCGCCGCCCGGGACAACGGCTCAGCATGGCGCGCTCCCTGGACGACCTTGAG TCAGCGGCTTCGTCGGATGGCG actatggcggcggcggcggcgtgcagCTCCAGGGCTGCTGCAGCCAGAGCAGCCTGACCAGCAACGGCAGCctgccggcggcggcgggctgcCACCGCCGGCTCTCGGACCAGAGGGTGGCCAGCTGGGCGGCCTGCTTCGAGAGGCTGCTGCAGGACCCCATCGGAGTGCGCTACTTCTCg GAATTTCTAAAGAAGGAATTCAGCGAGGAGAATATCTTGTTCTGGCAGGCCTGCGAATACTTCAGTCATGTCCCTGCAACCGATAAAAAGCAG TTGTCCCAGCGGGCGGGGGAGATCTATGACAGCTTCCTGTCCAGCAAGGCCACCACGCCGGTCAACATCGACAGCCAGGCGCAGCTCGCCGACGACGTGCTGACGTCCCCGCGGCCCGACATGTTCAAGACCCAGCAGCTGCAG atcTTTAACCTGATGAAGTTCGACAGCTACTCGCGCTTCCTCAAGTCCTCGCTGTACCAGGAGTGCATGCTGGCCGAGGTGGAGGGGCGCGCCCTGCCCGACCCCTACCAGATCCCCTGCAGCCCGGCGCCCTCCAAGCACAGCGCCAGCTCAGAGCGCTCTGGCCTCTCCACGCCCAAGaag GAGGCCAGGAAGCCGCGGACGGGGCGCTCGATGACGGAGGACGCGCAGGGGGAGAGCGCCGACAAGAAGCGCGGCATGTTCTTCTCCTGGTCCCGCAACCGCAGCTTCGGCAAGGGCCCCAAGAAGAAGGACATCGGCGACGTCAACCtcg ACTACTGGGGCAGTAACGGCCGGCGGGAGTCCCAGGGCTCGCTGTCCTCCGGTACCAGCATGGAGCTGACCCCTTCCTGCTCGGCCGGCAAGCTGGAG acggACAACCGTCAGTCGGTGGCGGGCTGGgaccgggccccgggccccgggccccagaAGCAGTGCAGCGTGACCCTGCCGGACGGCTCCTGCTCCGTGGTGGTGCTCCGGGGCGGGGCCACCATCCGGGAGGTTCTGAGGGACCTCTGCCACAACATGGCCGTCAACATGGCCGCCGTGGACCTCTTCCTCGTGGGCGGGGAGAAG CCGTTGGTGTTGGACCAGGACTGCATGACTCTGAGCGCCCGGGACATACGCATGGAGAAACGCACCTTGTTCAG ATTGGACCTGGTTCCCATCAACCGCTCGGTGGGCCTGAAGGCCAAGCCCACCAAGCCCGTGACGGAGGTCCTCCGCCCCGTGGTGGCAAAGTACGGCCTCCACCTCAGCGACCTGGTGGCCAAAATA AGCGGAGAGAGTCAGCCCCTGGACCTCGGAGCCCCCATCTCCAGCCTGGACGGGCTCCGCGTGGTCCTGGAGAGGGCGGACCCGGCCTCCGGGAAAG CAGAGTCCAAGTCCAAGTCCAACTCCCTAAAAGGCTACCCACCCACCAGGAGCCTGTCTGCCACG AATTCTTCGAGCTCCTGA
- the LOC130370056 gene encoding regulator of G-protein signaling 12-like isoform X2: MRIMGQPEGVRRRLDLELNPPPGDVRHLEVVRGRAGYGFTVTGQGPCLLSAILEGGPGAQVGLKQGDRLMAVNGADVSHLPHETVVQLIGTCCNGPLRLAVLAEGRSPGTPAIDEDECDGKDLYRKAGVFRALSDDPAPPSVCSPGETKPRPVSEPDLSRWAQRLDSLVERPQEEGTEDGDSVCSDPEEAGADWSLLNMTMVVGYLSSTELLLSHVESEESCLEAIRQCIRQLGTEQDTHTLVLMKVMFDCVRLCDDAGAVLAAFPAENLLLGAVCAEDGRFFCLVTTAHVSDVRPPQEGPLRASCHVFFVDPELGCHRDHMAIAGRFGFRCTPDPDAAGCLEFPPAPQEVLHFVSVLYGDMGEAVERIRVRLDAEALPPAAEDEDEDVDEEGRGTGKGGSASSTGDSGIGNASPPEERTERDFPPLAEAPGGSHAGVHLPSCPWDYPADEELAPRGRAQTTPSLHCNPDSQLDEGFPLTESLPGPDALSGFYGGPPPRLEFQFKPPPPPLPPGKKQNFLRGPLRNSQRWFSRQKGPKGHGGAPEPKTTVAANVWPSSVSLAGINANFLPPPMSHINTDGYGLGNPGAMLPPKEDWTKRFLEQSTRHAKEGHNKGPRSWSKGARSSGRRPGQRLSMARSLDDLESAASSDGDYGGGGGVQLQGCCSQSSLTSNGSLPAAAGCHRRLSDQRVASWAACFERLLQDPIGVRYFSEFLKKEFSEENILFWQACEYFSHVPATDKKQLSQRAGEIYDSFLSSKATTPVNIDSQAQLADDVLTSPRPDMFKTQQLQIFNLMKFDSYSRFLKSSLYQECMLAEVEGRALPDPYQIPCSPAPSKHSASSERSGLSTPKKEARKPRTGRSMTEDAQGESADKKRGMFFSWSRNRSFGKGPKKKDIGDVNLDYWGSNGRRESQGSLSSGTSMELTPSCSAGKLETDNRQSVAGWDRAPGPGPQKQCSVTLPDGSCSVVVLRGGATIREVLRDLCHNMAVNMAAVDLFLVGGEKPLVLDQDCMTLSARDIRMEKRTLFRLDLVPINRSVGLKAKPTKPVTEVLRPVVAKYGLHLSDLVAKISGESQPLDLGAPISSLDGLRVVLERADPASGKESKSKSNSLKGYPPTRSLSATNSSSS; this comes from the exons ATGAGGATCATGGGGCAGCCTGAAGGCGTGCGCCGGCGTCTCGACCTCGAACTTAATCCCCCCCCGGGGGACGTCAGACACTTGGAGGTCGTACGCGGTCGCGCCGGCTACGGCTTCACGGTGACGGGCCAGGGCCCCTGCCTGCTCAGTGCCATCCTGGAGGGTGGCCCCGGCGCGCAGGTGGGCCTGAAGCAAGGAGACCGCCTCATGGCCGTCAACGGCGCCGACGTTTCCCACCTCCCCCACGAGACCGTGGTTCAGTTGATTGGCACCTGCTGCAACGGCCCCCTGCGATTGGCCGTGCTGGCGGAAGGGCGGAGCCCGGGGACGCCCGCCATCGACGAGGACGAATGCGATGGAAAGGATCTGTACCGAAAGGCCGGTGTGTTCCGCGCCCTTTCGGATGACCCGGCCCCTCCGTCGGTGTGTAGCCCGGGCGAGACCAAGCCGCGGCCGGTGTCGGAGCCCGACTTGTCGCGCTGGGCCCAGCGGTTGGACTCCCTGGTGGAGCGGCCCCAGGAGGAGGGCACGGAGGACGGGGACTCGGTCTGCAGCGACCCCGAGGAGGCCGGCGCGGACTGGAGCCTCCTGAACATGACCATGGTGGTGGGCTACCTGAGCTCCACGGAGCTCCTCCTGAGCCACGTGGAGTCGGAGGAGTCCTGCCTGGAGGCCATCCGCCAGTGCATCCGCCAGCTGGGCACGGAGCAGGACACCCACACGCTGGTGCTGATGAAGGTCATGTTCGACTGCGTGCGGCTCTGCGACGACGCCGGGGCGGTGCTGGCGGCGTTCCCCGCCGAGAACCTGCTGCTGGGCGCCGTCTGCGCCGAGGACGGCCGCTTCTTCTGCCTGGTCACCACGGCGCACGTCTCCGACGTCCGGCCCCCCCAGGAGGGCCCCCTCCGGGCGTCCTGCCACGTCTTCTTCGTCGACCCGGAGCTGGGCTGCCACCGGGACCACATGGCGATCGCCGGGCGCTTCGGGTTCCGCTGCACCCCGGATCCCGACGCGGCGGGCTGCCTGGAgttccccccggccccccaggagGTGCTCCACTTTGTGTCGGTGCTGTACGGCGACATGGGGGAGGCGGTGGAGCGGATCCGGGTCCGGCTGGACGCGGAGGCCCTGCCGCCGGCcgcggaggacgaggacgaggacgtgGACGAGGAGGGCCGGGGCACGGGCAAGGGGGGCAGCGCCAGCAGCACCGGAGACAGCGGCATCGGGAACGCCTCGCCCCCCGAGGAGCGGACGGAGCGGGACTTCCCCCCATTGGCCGAGGCGCCGGGTGGGAGCCACGCGGGGGTCCACCTCCCCAGCTGTCCCTGGGATTACCCGGCGGATGAAGAGCTCGCCCCGCGGGGCCGGGCCCAGACCACCCCCAGCCTCCACTGTAATCCCGACAGCCAGCTGGACGAGGGCTTCCCCCTCACCGAGTCCCTGCCCGGGCCGGACGCCCTGAGCGGCTTCTACGGAGGCCCGCCCCCCAGGCTCGAGTTCCAGTTCAAGCCCCCGCCGCCTCCCCTGCCTCCGGGGAAGAAACAGAACTTTCTCCGGGGACCGCTCAGGAACAGCCAGAGGTGGTTCTCCAGGCAGAAGGGGCCCAAAGGACACGGCGGGGCCCCGGAGCCCAAAACAACGGTGGCGGCTAACGTCTGGCCCTCCAGCGTTAGCCTTGCCGGCATTAACGCCAACTTCCTGCCCCCGCCCATGAGCCACATCAATACGGACGGCTATGGTCTGGGAAACCCCGGCGCGATGCTGCCTCCCAAAGAAGACTGGACCAAAAGGTTCCTGGAACAGAGCACGAGACACGCGAAGGAAGGCCACAACAAA GGCCCCAGGTCGTGGAGCAAGGGGGCCCGTTCGTCCGGGCGCCGCCCGGGACAACGGCTCAGCATGGCGCGCTCCCTGGACGACCTTGAG TCAGCGGCTTCGTCGGATGGCG actatggcggcggcggcggcgtgcagCTCCAGGGCTGCTGCAGCCAGAGCAGCCTGACCAGCAACGGCAGCctgccggcggcggcgggctgcCACCGCCGGCTCTCGGACCAGAGGGTGGCCAGCTGGGCGGCCTGCTTCGAGAGGCTGCTGCAGGACCCCATCGGAGTGCGCTACTTCTCg GAATTTCTAAAGAAGGAATTCAGCGAGGAGAATATCTTGTTCTGGCAGGCCTGCGAATACTTCAGTCATGTCCCTGCAACCGATAAAAAGCAG TTGTCCCAGCGGGCGGGGGAGATCTATGACAGCTTCCTGTCCAGCAAGGCCACCACGCCGGTCAACATCGACAGCCAGGCGCAGCTCGCCGACGACGTGCTGACGTCCCCGCGGCCCGACATGTTCAAGACCCAGCAGCTGCAG atcTTTAACCTGATGAAGTTCGACAGCTACTCGCGCTTCCTCAAGTCCTCGCTGTACCAGGAGTGCATGCTGGCCGAGGTGGAGGGGCGCGCCCTGCCCGACCCCTACCAGATCCCCTGCAGCCCGGCGCCCTCCAAGCACAGCGCCAGCTCAGAGCGCTCTGGCCTCTCCACGCCCAAGaag GAGGCCAGGAAGCCGCGGACGGGGCGCTCGATGACGGAGGACGCGCAGGGGGAGAGCGCCGACAAGAAGCGCGGCATGTTCTTCTCCTGGTCCCGCAACCGCAGCTTCGGCAAGGGCCCCAAGAAGAAGGACATCGGCGACGTCAACCtcg ACTACTGGGGCAGTAACGGCCGGCGGGAGTCCCAGGGCTCGCTGTCCTCCGGTACCAGCATGGAGCTGACCCCTTCCTGCTCGGCCGGCAAGCTGGAG acggACAACCGTCAGTCGGTGGCGGGCTGGgaccgggccccgggccccgggccccagaAGCAGTGCAGCGTGACCCTGCCGGACGGCTCCTGCTCCGTGGTGGTGCTCCGGGGCGGGGCCACCATCCGGGAGGTTCTGAGGGACCTCTGCCACAACATGGCCGTCAACATGGCCGCCGTGGACCTCTTCCTCGTGGGCGGGGAGAAG CCGTTGGTGTTGGACCAGGACTGCATGACTCTGAGCGCCCGGGACATACGCATGGAGAAACGCACCTTGTTCAG ATTGGACCTGGTTCCCATCAACCGCTCGGTGGGCCTGAAGGCCAAGCCCACCAAGCCCGTGACGGAGGTCCTCCGCCCCGTGGTGGCAAAGTACGGCCTCCACCTCAGCGACCTGGTGGCCAAAATA AGCGGAGAGAGTCAGCCCCTGGACCTCGGAGCCCCCATCTCCAGCCTGGACGGGCTCCGCGTGGTCCTGGAGAGGGCGGACCCGGCCTCCGGGAAAG AGTCCAAGTCCAAGTCCAACTCCCTAAAAGGCTACCCACCCACCAGGAGCCTGTCTGCCACG AATTCTTCGAGCTCCTGA